A part of Streptomyces sp. NBC_01451 genomic DNA contains:
- a CDS encoding DUF6083 domain-containing protein — MSDSRVPAWGRKLTVPCLACGIATHRHRTLRPDGVNGYRPHAGPDPARLVVGGEPEPEAAWIALIPGDYPARLFTDDEVYHLAGGIAWPGPHHRDYGTARIVHDACCPTLHRTQPDTSRGAAELWRAMRLRLARGTGGGAGRRG, encoded by the coding sequence GTGAGTGACTCCCGGGTTCCGGCGTGGGGACGGAAGCTGACCGTGCCGTGCCTGGCGTGCGGCATCGCCACGCATCGGCACCGCACTCTTCGCCCCGACGGGGTGAACGGCTACCGGCCGCACGCCGGTCCCGACCCCGCCCGGCTCGTCGTCGGCGGGGAGCCGGAGCCGGAAGCGGCCTGGATCGCCCTGATCCCCGGGGACTATCCGGCCAGGCTCTTCACCGACGACGAGGTCTACCATCTGGCCGGCGGCATCGCCTGGCCGGGCCCTCACCACCGGGACTACGGCACCGCCAGGATCGTCCACGACGCCTGCTGTCCGACCCTCCACCGCACCCAGCCGGACACCAGCCGCGGCGCGGCCGAACTCTGGCGCGCCATGCGGCTGCGACTGGCCCGCGGCACAGGCGGTGGCGCCGGACGACGTGGATGA